The DNA sequence GACAATCGAAGATCGTGCGGTGGCCGTCTGCCACAACGTGGACCCGCCAGGTGGCGGGTCATCCTGGACGAGTGGGCCTCGTAGTGCTCGTGCTGCTCAAGCAGGACGGTCACGATGCGATCGGTGAGCCGCGGGCACGCGTTCACCGGGTCTCCCTCACGAAGAAAGCCGTGGCCCCGTTTGAGGATGTCGACGTCCTTACGCACCCGCCGGTTCTCCCGACGCAGCCGCGCCAACTTCTCCCGCTCCACGCTGGTCACAACCCGTCCGTCCGAGTGCCGGAATCGAGGTCGGCCTGCTTCACCCAGTCCCGCACCGCCGTCTCGGTCAGATCGAAATCCTTCGGACCTGACCGACCGTGCGGTCACCCCGCCGGCACACCTCGACGATCTCCGCCTTGAACTCCGGCGTGAACGCCCTCCGCGGCCGTTCCCCATGCCTTCCGTGATGAACATCCTTCCCGAGGGCACACAGCCCCACGGATCTGCGATGTCCGTCAAACCGGGTCAGGCCCAGACCCGCTACCGGAACATTCGACCAGAGACAACGACAGCAACCATCAGGTAACCCAACACTCAGGCGGGTACGAGGTCGAAGATGGCGCCGCGGTCGGGGTGAGGCCGGCGGGCATGGTGCCGGCTCCCTGGAGTACGGCGATGGCGCGGGCGATCCGTTCGGGGTCCAGGACGCCGGCGCGGGCGTTGGACAACGGGTCCACCCACAAAGACCGGCAGTCGAGGCTTATTTGTGCACATCCCACAGCGGCACCCGCCGAGGACGAACCGCGCCCCGGCGGCGGCATGGCCGTCACGGCGAACCCGGCCGGCGGCCTCACGACGCCCGGAGGCCACCCCCATCGCTGGGAGGTGGCCTCCGGGCGTGATCACCCGCTGCGGCTGGCTGCCGTGCCGGCTCTACGGCCTCACCAGTACTTGGGCAGCTGGTAGAAATCGGTGTGGTTCAGGTTGTCGACGGACCCGTCCGCCATCCGCTCGGCGATCCCGACGATGCCGGCCTCGACGGCCGCGGTCAGCTGGCCCTTCTGCTTCTGGCCCCAGGCGTGGGACTGGCCGCGTACCTCGAACAGGACGGTCGCGCTGCCGTTGAGGGCGAACGCCGACCGGGCCTGCCCGGCGTAGTCGCGGTCGAAGCTGTACCCGTCGGCGACCTGGTAGTGCACGTACTGGCTGACCCCGCCGACGAACGGCGAGTTCTGGGCGTTGCCGTTGCCGCCGTGCTGGATCATGCCCTGGGCGGCGGCAAGCGCGTGCCGACGGGAGCTGTCCTGGTCGAGCAGCGGCCAGTCGGCGTACCGCGGGTTGCCGTCGATCTCGGAGCCGAGCGGCGGAAAGTCCAGGGCCACCGTCACGTACTGGTCGCTGTCGTTGTTCTGGCTGCACGGGCCCATGTGGTGCAGGTCGACGTAGGTGTCGACCTTGCCGAACTCGTTGCGCAGGTCGACGTACAGGTCACGCAGCGCCCGGGACTCGTTGGTCACGAACATGCCGGGGAGGGTCTCGTTCGACGGCCGGGTCGCCGGCGACGGCTCGGCGGTGAGGTCCGCACTGAAGTCGCGGTTGACGTCGAAGCCCTGTGCGCCGTTGCTGTAGTAGTACGGCGGGTTCGTCCCGGCCAGCTGCGGGAACTTCTCGACCGCCTCGCTCCACGGGAAGTCGTTCTGCCGACGGTTCAGCTCCGCAGCGTCGGGGTTGAACTTCGGGACAGCGACGACGGTCAGGTTCTCGCGGATCAACTGGGCCTGCGGGCTGCCGCTGGACCCGAGGGTCTTGAGCATGCTCAGCAGCGCCTCGGTGCCGGTCTTCTCGTTGCCGTGGATCTCGCTCGTGATCAGGAGCACGCGGTCACCGGTGCCGACCCGCGCCGCGTAGATGTCCCGGCCCCGCTGGGACTGTCCGATGACATCCACGTCGACGCGGCCGTGGCTGGTCGCCTCGATCTGGGCGAGTTGCTTACCGAGCTCCTCGTAGTTCGTCCAGCCGGAGGCAGAACGATTACCGGGCAGATTCTCGCAGTTGGCGTTTCCGTTCTCCGCCGCCGAGGACGGCGCGAACAGGGTTACGGCACACATTGTTGCGACAGTTGTCGACAGCAAAAGACGTCGGTTCACCAGATCTCCTCTACTTGAAGAAGTGCAGTTCCCGGTTCATCATTCGGGCGTCATTCGGTTGCCCGGCTTCCTTGATTAACCTGCTCCTTCTGAGTGACGTATCGCCTGCGTAGGTGGGCCGGCTGTGCCAATTGGGTATGGCAAACCTAAAGTCCTTGGTGAATTGGAATCGCTCCCAGGCGGAGCCACTTGAGGGAATCTTGAGGTTCATGGCGGTCGTGGTGGTGTCGCGTCGGTTGATCCCGGTAGGACCCCAGGGCTCAGGCCCAATGCCGCTTCCTCAAGTTCAGTGTGGTCTATGGTCTTCCGTCGCGGCTGGGGGACTCGTATCGTCAGGGCGGCGCGGGACAGGTTGCCGGATCGGGTGGCGATTGGGGTGTTGACCAAGACGCGTCGAGGGCGCCGGCACCGACGGTCCGCCGGCGGCGAGGATCTAGGTGGGTGGCGGGCTGGCGGTGGCTGGTAGAACTCGGTGGTGGCGCGTTCCGATGTGACGGATGCCGAGTGGGCGTTGATCGAGCCGTGTCTGCCGGTGGCGGCTACGGGGCCGTTGCCTTGGCGGGTGCGGGATCAGTTCAACGGGGTCCTGTGGCGGTTTCGGACCGGGTCTGGGTGGCGTGATGTTCCGCAGCGCTACGGGTCCTGGTCCACGATCTACTCCCGGTTCAACGCGTGGGCCAGGGCGGGGGTGTTCCAGGGCTTGATGGACGCGTTGATCGCTGAGGCCGGGTCGCGTGGGCTGGTCGGGTTGGAGTTGGTCGGTGTGGACTCCGCCGTGGTGCGGGCGCATCAGGAGTCGGCTGGTCTGGCGGTCGCCGGTGAGACCCTGGATGCGCTGGAGCAGGCGTTGACGGAGAAAAGAGAGGCTCCGCTGGCGGGTCAGCCGCCCGTGCTGCGGGTGGTGCGTCGAAGGCCCGGTCAGGTGCGGGCAGCGCGGAAGCGACGGGTCAGGATCGTGTCGCCCGGCGGCGGCGCAGGGCCCGTGCTGCGGTCGCCGGCCTCGGCCGGTCCCGGGGCGGACTGAGTAGCAAGGTTCACGCCGTGGTCGACGCTGCCGGGCTGCCGCTGGTGTTCGTGCTCACCCCGGCCCGGCGGGAGACTGTCCGCGGTTGCCGTCCCTGCTGGACGGGATTCGTGTTCCCGCCCCGGCCGGTCGGCCCCGCACCCGCCCCGACGCGGTCGCCGCGGACAGGGCCTACTCGTCCAGGGCCAACCGCGCCCACCTGCGCCGACGCCGGATCACCGCGGTCATTCCGGAGAAGACCGATCAGCAGGCCAGCCGGAAGAGGAAGGGGGTCGGCAGGCGGACGGCCCGCAGCCTTCGACCCGCAGCGTTACAAGAAGCGCACCACCGTCGAACGCTGCTTCCAGAAGGTGCCGGACTTCCGGGGGTGTGTCGTCAGGACGTTGCCGACCCGGTCGCCAACTGCCTGGTCTGCTGTGCCGCCCATTGGGCGGCTGCCGCGGCGACCGGGATCGTCGGGTCCACCAACCACGCGGCCTCGAGGCCGTAGCAGAAAGCGATGATCTCCATTGCCTTGAGCTGCGGGTCGATGTCCTTGCGCATCTCGCCGCGCTCTTGTGCGGACCGCAGGGTGGCTGTCACACGGTCGATCGTCGTTCGGTAGCCATCGACCAGCCGTGGGTGGAGGTCGGTGTCGGGGCTGACGTTTTCGCCGAGGACGACGGTGTTCATGCCGAGCAGGCTGGCCACCTTGCCGTCGTGCTGGCTGGGCCAGCTGGCCATGTGCGTGGCGATGATGTCGACGATCTTGATGCCGGGGTCGGGTCCGTCGCCCCACAGCCACTGCTCGGAGAAGGCTACGTGGCGGTCCATGACGGCGTTGAGCAGGGCCTCCTTGCTGCGGAAGTG is a window from the Polymorphospora rubra genome containing:
- a CDS encoding M14 family zinc carboxypeptidase, with translation MNRRLLLSTTVATMCAVTLFAPSSAAENGNANCENLPGNRSASGWTNYEELGKQLAQIEATSHGRVDVDVIGQSQRGRDIYAARVGTGDRVLLITSEIHGNEKTGTEALLSMLKTLGSSGSPQAQLIRENLTVVAVPKFNPDAAELNRRQNDFPWSEAVEKFPQLAGTNPPYYYSNGAQGFDVNRDFSADLTAEPSPATRPSNETLPGMFVTNESRALRDLYVDLRNEFGKVDTYVDLHHMGPCSQNNDSDQYVTVALDFPPLGSEIDGNPRYADWPLLDQDSSRRHALAAAQGMIQHGGNGNAQNSPFVGGVSQYVHYQVADGYSFDRDYAGQARSAFALNGSATVLFEVRGQSHAWGQKQKGQLTAAVEAGIVGIAERMADGSVDNLNHTDFYQLPKYW
- a CDS encoding TetR/AcrR family transcriptional regulator encodes the protein MTVPTIARRSTVSPAQKPKTSAKGLETRDRIVDVAVRFIARNGARGTSLADIAAEAGVSQTGLLYHFRSKEALLNAVMDRHVAFSEQWLWGDGPDPGIKIVDIIATHMASWPSQHDGKVASLLGMNTVVLGENVSPDTDLHPRLVDGYRTTIDRVTATLRSAQERGEMRKDIDPQLKAMEIIAFCYGLEAAWLVDPTIPVAAAAAQWAAQQTRQLATGSATS